A stretch of candidate division KSB1 bacterium DNA encodes these proteins:
- a CDS encoding LytR C-terminal domain-containing protein — MQRPRSFSKGRVAPRRVRSSGRRGSSTAVKWVVVGVIALNVVLTGFLVMSRIPRNTTPVQAVPGGEQKVPVEERITVMVFNGCGVNGVAQQTRRFLEDHNFNVVGHDNHANFNVQRTVVVDHFSVQKERARKVASVLGLGEEAVVPKLDPKSAFQVSVILGRDYLRLTPFRQ, encoded by the coding sequence GTGCAGAGGCCAAGATCGTTCAGCAAGGGGAGGGTGGCTCCACGGCGAGTGCGGAGCTCTGGCAGGAGAGGTTCCTCCACGGCGGTCAAGTGGGTGGTTGTGGGCGTGATCGCGCTCAACGTCGTGCTGACCGGCTTCCTTGTGATGAGCCGCATTCCTCGTAACACGACTCCGGTACAGGCAGTGCCCGGTGGTGAGCAGAAGGTACCGGTGGAAGAACGCATCACGGTCATGGTTTTCAATGGCTGCGGTGTGAACGGCGTCGCCCAGCAGACGCGCCGGTTCCTCGAGGACCACAACTTCAACGTGGTGGGTCATGATAACCATGCCAATTTCAACGTGCAGCGCACGGTGGTTGTCGACCACTTCTCCGTGCAAAAGGAACGTGCGCGCAAGGTGGCCTCTGTGCTGGGGCTCGGCGAGGAGGCCGTGGTACCGAAGCTGGACCCCAAGTCTGCCTTCCAGGTCAGCGTGATTTTAGGACGGGACTACCTGCGCTTGACCCCGTTCCGTCAATAG
- a CDS encoding MjaI family restriction endonuclease, whose protein sequence is MKTLITFAELRDLLTAPPPELPTYVAPLLNLANRFAGATRPRVVGQMSNLIQEFEGHTFDDWASWYQARFPNAIEEACRLIREKLVKFKGVLESITDEMITKWVEDLVLAKTFVGLKYQEAIPKKVAELTGLAYRLATPVQEAGGVDGVIGDREVSIKPSSWRTQVVQREELGGVLITYEKRDDGVEIEFDPGQFRCQSAR, encoded by the coding sequence ATGAAAACCCTGATTACCTTCGCAGAACTGCGCGACCTGCTCACGGCTCCTCCGCCTGAGTTGCCGACTTATGTGGCTCCGCTTCTCAATCTGGCCAATCGATTTGCGGGCGCGACCAGGCCCCGCGTCGTGGGGCAGATGTCGAACCTGATTCAGGAATTTGAGGGGCACACGTTTGACGATTGGGCTTCCTGGTACCAGGCGAGATTTCCAAACGCAATCGAAGAAGCATGCCGACTCATTCGGGAGAAGCTTGTCAAGTTCAAGGGCGTTCTGGAGAGCATCACTGATGAGATGATCACGAAATGGGTCGAGGACCTCGTTTTGGCGAAGACATTCGTGGGGTTGAAGTACCAGGAAGCCATCCCGAAGAAGGTGGCGGAGCTCACGGGACTGGCCTATCGGCTGGCCACGCCGGTACAGGAGGCAGGCGGCGTCGATGGAGTCATTGGTGACAGAGAGGTTTCCATCAAGCCGAGTTCGTGGCGCACTCAGGTGGTGCAACGTGAGGAACTGGGGGGTGTGCTCATTACCTACGAGAAGAGGGACGACGGAGTAGAAATCGAATTCGACCCCGGGCAGTTTCGATGTCAGAGCGCCAGGTGA
- a CDS encoding DNA methyltransferase, producing MRTHHRIILGDARQMAEVPDESVHLIITSPPYWQLKDYGDERQIGFHDSYEDYINNLNLVWQECFRVLHKGCRMCVNIGDQFARSVYYGRYKVIPIRTEIIKFCETLGMDYMGAIIWQKVTTTNTTGGATVMGSFPYPRNGILKIDYEFILIFKKLGDAPKVSREIRGLSKLSTEEWNAYFSGHWTFGGEKQDKHLAMFPVELPRRLIRMFSFGGDTVLDPFLGSGTTSLAAKELGRNSIGYEINAKFMAIIREKLGVGRGDLFGETTYEFVKQGAAPRRFSELMARLPHKFSDPHRLDKRVDPRKLKFGSRVEDGDTGCRSELFGVKEVLSPERLQLDNGLCVRLLGIVEKPLFRTEAMEFLRQRTRGTKVFLRFDKEKHDEQGNLLAYVYLKNKTFLNGHLARTGLVAVDASREFRLRRHLLQLHRQGSVEDVPTRQGE from the coding sequence ATGCGCACCCATCACCGCATCATTTTGGGCGACGCGAGACAGATGGCCGAGGTGCCGGATGAATCGGTGCACCTCATCATCACCTCGCCGCCCTATTGGCAGCTCAAGGACTATGGCGACGAACGCCAGATCGGGTTCCACGATTCCTATGAGGACTATATCAACAACCTGAACCTGGTCTGGCAGGAATGTTTCCGCGTCCTGCACAAGGGCTGCCGGATGTGTGTGAATATTGGCGATCAGTTTGCCCGCTCCGTCTACTACGGGCGTTACAAGGTCATTCCCATCCGCACGGAGATCATCAAGTTCTGTGAAACGCTGGGCATGGACTACATGGGGGCCATCATCTGGCAGAAGGTGACGACCACCAACACCACAGGCGGCGCCACCGTGATGGGATCCTTCCCTTACCCGCGGAATGGAATCCTGAAGATTGACTACGAGTTCATCCTCATTTTCAAGAAACTCGGGGATGCGCCCAAAGTGAGCCGCGAGATACGCGGGCTGTCCAAGCTCAGTACCGAAGAGTGGAATGCTTACTTTTCCGGTCACTGGACCTTTGGAGGCGAGAAGCAGGACAAACACCTGGCGATGTTCCCTGTGGAGCTTCCGAGGAGGCTGATTCGCATGTTCTCTTTTGGGGGGGACACGGTGCTTGACCCTTTCCTTGGCAGTGGCACTACGTCACTGGCAGCAAAGGAGTTGGGGCGGAATTCCATTGGCTACGAGATCAACGCGAAGTTCATGGCGATCATCAGGGAAAAACTGGGTGTGGGTCGAGGTGACCTTTTCGGCGAGACCACGTACGAGTTTGTCAAGCAGGGGGCTGCTCCGAGAAGGTTCTCCGAGCTGATGGCAAGGTTGCCCCACAAATTCTCCGATCCCCACCGACTCGACAAGCGGGTCGACCCGCGTAAACTGAAGTTTGGTTCCCGTGTCGAGGATGGGGACACGGGGTGTCGCAGCGAGCTGTTTGGTGTCAAGGAGGTCCTTTCTCCCGAACGACTGCAGCTTGACAATGGACTGTGCGTGCGGCTGTTGGGGATTGTGGAGAAACCTCTCTTTCGGACGGAGGCGATGGAGTTTCTCCGCCAGAGAACGAGGGGTACCAAGGTCTTCCTGCGCTTCGACAAAGAGAAACACGACGAGCAAGGGAATTTGCTTGCGTACGTTTACCTGAAGAACAAGACGTTTCTTAACGGCCACTTAGCCCGAACGGGCTTGGTCGCCGTGGACGCAAGCAGGGAGTTTCGTCTCCGCAGGCACCTGTTGCAATTGCACAGACAGGGTAGCGTCGAGGACGTCCCGACGAGACAGGGCGAATGA
- a CDS encoding sugar phosphate nucleotidyltransferase: MRSAGVGQGQEPRPLAAVIMAAGKGKRMKSDLAKVLHQVLGRPMVMYVIEQGRGVGAHPIIVVVGHQRERVMEVLRHTGVLFAVQEEQLGTAHAVAQAEPLLRDFAGDVLVLCGDVPLLSPERIRELIQVHRNTQAVATLLVGRTENPFGYGRIIRDENGFVDRIVEEKDATPEERAIQEVNIGTYVFDARKLFATIALVSNDNAQGEYYLPDVVKIMRSRGERVAAVLTPDFAESMGVNSVEQLRQVEEVLAARQRGEKSG, from the coding sequence ATGAGGAGCGCAGGGGTCGGGCAAGGACAAGAGCCGCGCCCGTTGGCGGCGGTCATCATGGCGGCGGGCAAGGGGAAGCGCATGAAATCGGACCTGGCCAAAGTCTTGCACCAGGTGCTTGGCCGGCCGATGGTGATGTACGTCATCGAACAGGGGCGCGGAGTAGGCGCGCATCCCATCATAGTCGTGGTGGGCCACCAGCGGGAGCGCGTCATGGAAGTGCTCCGGCACACCGGAGTCCTGTTCGCCGTGCAGGAGGAGCAGCTCGGCACCGCCCATGCGGTGGCGCAGGCTGAGCCATTGCTGCGCGATTTTGCCGGTGATGTCCTGGTGCTGTGCGGAGATGTGCCCCTGCTCAGCCCGGAGCGCATCCGTGAACTGATCCAGGTCCATCGCAACACCCAGGCAGTAGCGACGCTGCTCGTGGGCCGCACAGAGAACCCATTCGGTTACGGCCGCATCATTCGTGACGAGAACGGCTTTGTCGACCGCATCGTGGAGGAGAAGGACGCCACCCCCGAGGAGCGGGCCATCCAGGAGGTGAACATCGGCACCTACGTGTTCGACGCGCGCAAGCTGTTCGCCACCATTGCGCTGGTGAGCAACGACAATGCGCAGGGCGAATACTACTTGCCCGATGTGGTCAAGATCATGCGGAGCCGTGGCGAGCGTGTGGCGGCGGTGCTGACGCCGGATTTTGCCGAAAGCATGGGGGTGAACAGCGTGGAGCAGCTCCGCCAGGTAGAGGAGGTGCTTGCGGCGCGGCAGCGCGGCGAAAAAAGCGGTTGA
- the panC gene encoding pantoate--beta-alanine ligase: MAVQLVRKVRDMQLQAERWRQEGRLVGLVPTMGYLHEGHLSLIRIARERSDVVVTSIFVNPTQFAPHEDYQRYPRDLPRDMALAEQAGCDVIFHPSVEEMYPAGYLTYVEVEKITGVLCGRSRPTHFRGVTTVVAKLFNIVKPHVAVFGQKDAQQALVVRRMAQDLNFDLEIVVAPIVREPDGLAMSSRNSYLSPEERRQAVVLSKALQRASELVAAGERSAARLVMEMEAVIRTAPSARVDYVAVVDAQTLEEVEQLRGQVLIALAVWIGSTRLIDNVMVEV; encoded by the coding sequence ATGGCAGTCCAACTTGTGCGAAAGGTGCGGGACATGCAGCTCCAAGCCGAGCGCTGGCGCCAGGAGGGCAGGCTCGTCGGCCTGGTGCCGACCATGGGCTACCTGCACGAGGGACATCTCAGCCTGATTCGCATTGCCCGCGAACGGTCAGACGTGGTGGTGACCAGCATCTTTGTCAATCCCACGCAATTTGCGCCGCATGAGGATTACCAGCGCTACCCCCGCGACCTGCCGCGCGACATGGCCCTCGCCGAGCAAGCCGGTTGCGATGTGATATTTCATCCCTCCGTGGAAGAGATGTACCCTGCCGGCTATCTGACCTACGTCGAGGTGGAGAAGATTACGGGCGTGCTGTGCGGCCGTTCCCGACCCACCCACTTTCGCGGTGTGACCACCGTGGTGGCCAAGCTGTTCAACATCGTCAAGCCACACGTGGCAGTCTTTGGCCAGAAGGATGCGCAGCAGGCGCTGGTGGTGAGACGAATGGCGCAGGACCTCAACTTCGACTTGGAGATCGTCGTGGCGCCCATCGTCCGCGAGCCCGACGGTTTGGCCATGAGTTCGCGGAATTCCTATCTGTCGCCAGAGGAACGAAGACAGGCGGTGGTCTTGTCCAAGGCGCTGCAGCGCGCCTCGGAACTGGTGGCAGCCGGCGAGCGAAGCGCGGCACGGTTGGTCATGGAGATGGAAGCAGTTATCCGCACGGCTCCCTCAGCCAGGGTCGACTATGTGGCGGTGGTGGACGCGCAGACGCTGGAGGAGGTGGAGCAGCTGCGCGGCCAGGTGCTGATTGCCTTAGCGGTGTGGATTGGAAGCACACGACTCATTGACAATGTGATGGTGGAGGTTTGA
- the panB gene encoding 3-methyl-2-oxobutanoate hydroxymethyltransferase, translated as MAERKKVTVPSLVEMKRRREKIAALTAYDATMAALLDEAGLDLILVGDSAAMVVAGYETTLPMTMEAMLYHTAAVRRGVRRALLVADMPFLSYQVTVEEAVRNAGRFFQEAGAEAVKIEGGEEMAETIRRLTAVGMPVLGHLGLTPQSIRKFGGYVLQGTTEQEAERLLDDAHALEQAGVFAIVLEKVCLEVAKRITEAVSVPTIGIGAGPHCDGQILVTYDMLGLFEKFRPKFVRRYAELGRIIRQACAGYVDDVKRGQFPSMGESYTGDQE; from the coding sequence ATGGCGGAACGCAAGAAAGTGACCGTGCCTAGCCTGGTGGAGATGAAGCGCCGCAGGGAGAAGATCGCTGCCCTCACCGCGTACGACGCCACCATGGCCGCCTTGTTGGACGAGGCCGGCCTTGACCTCATCCTGGTGGGCGACTCAGCGGCGATGGTGGTGGCCGGCTACGAGACGACTTTGCCCATGACCATGGAGGCCATGCTCTACCACACGGCCGCCGTTAGGCGCGGGGTGAGGCGGGCGCTCCTGGTCGCAGATATGCCTTTCCTCTCGTATCAGGTCACTGTCGAGGAGGCGGTGCGCAACGCCGGCCGTTTCTTCCAGGAAGCCGGCGCAGAGGCGGTCAAGATCGAAGGGGGCGAAGAGATGGCAGAGACCATCCGTCGCCTGACCGCGGTGGGAATGCCGGTGCTGGGCCACCTCGGCCTCACGCCCCAGTCCATTCGCAAATTCGGCGGCTACGTGCTGCAGGGCACGACTGAGCAAGAGGCCGAGCGCCTTCTGGACGACGCCCATGCCTTGGAGCAGGCAGGGGTTTTTGCCATTGTCCTGGAGAAGGTCTGCTTGGAGGTGGCAAAGCGCATTACGGAGGCAGTGTCTGTGCCTACCATCGGCATCGGGGCTGGCCCCCATTGCGACGGCCAGATCCTGGTGACCTACGACATGCTTGGGCTCTTTGAGAAGTTCCGCCCCAAGTTCGTGCGACGGTATGCGGAGCTGGGGCGCATCATCCGCCAGGCCTGCGCTGGCTACGTCGACGATGTCAAGCGCGGGCAGTTCCCCAGCATGGGGGAAAGCTACACCGGGGACCAAGAATAG
- the mnmA gene encoding tRNA 2-thiouridine(34) synthase MnmA yields MKSVFADKNQQVVAVAMSGGVDSSVAAALLKQQGHTVKGLTMRLWEGPLPQPHSCCFSETVRSAQGVCEKLGIRHYIIDLRQEFEREVVVNFVEEYLRGRTPNPCVLCNARIKWGELLQVAMSLGATQLATGHYARLAFSAESGRFVLRKGLDSHKDQSYALWGLTQERLARTLFPLGEMRKKEVRRLAALWGLPGADRPESQEVCFVPEGHYGDFVNEWAGRVGKRVPPGQVVDREGTVLGEHRGYPFYTIGQRKGVGVAVGRPVYVVDIDPAQNRLQVGTAEELLSTGLEATPVNWIAVECPEAGRVVTAKIRYKDPGFAATVEYADKERLVLRFMKPQRAVTPGQSVVLYDGEVVLGGGVVHARRK; encoded by the coding sequence ATGAAGAGCGTATTTGCGGACAAGAACCAGCAGGTGGTGGCAGTGGCCATGAGCGGCGGCGTGGACAGCTCGGTGGCGGCAGCCCTGCTCAAGCAGCAGGGGCACACCGTCAAAGGGCTGACCATGCGCCTGTGGGAAGGGCCGTTGCCGCAGCCGCATAGTTGCTGCTTCTCGGAAACAGTGCGCTCCGCGCAAGGGGTGTGCGAGAAGCTTGGTATTCGTCACTACATCATCGACCTCCGGCAGGAGTTCGAGCGAGAGGTGGTGGTCAACTTCGTGGAAGAGTACCTGCGTGGCCGCACGCCGAACCCCTGTGTGCTGTGCAACGCGCGCATCAAGTGGGGGGAGCTCCTCCAGGTGGCGATGAGCTTAGGCGCCACTCAGTTAGCCACCGGGCACTACGCCCGCCTTGCCTTTTCCGCAGAGTCGGGGCGCTTCGTGCTGCGCAAGGGGCTCGATAGCCACAAGGACCAGTCCTATGCCCTTTGGGGACTGACGCAGGAACGGTTGGCGCGTACGCTCTTTCCGTTGGGCGAAATGCGCAAGAAGGAGGTTCGGCGACTGGCTGCCTTGTGGGGACTGCCTGGCGCCGACCGGCCGGAGAGCCAGGAGGTCTGCTTCGTGCCAGAAGGCCATTACGGTGACTTTGTCAATGAGTGGGCAGGCCGTGTGGGCAAGCGCGTGCCTCCCGGCCAGGTGGTGGACAGGGAGGGTACAGTTCTCGGAGAGCACCGTGGTTACCCGTTCTACACCATTGGGCAGCGCAAAGGCGTGGGGGTGGCTGTCGGGCGCCCTGTCTACGTCGTAGATATCGACCCGGCACAGAACCGGCTCCAGGTGGGCACCGCCGAAGAGCTGCTGTCCACCGGTCTGGAGGCAACGCCGGTGAACTGGATAGCGGTTGAGTGCCCGGAGGCGGGTCGGGTGGTGACCGCCAAAATTCGCTACAAGGATCCGGGATTTGCGGCAACGGTGGAATACGCTGACAAGGAGCGGCTGGTCTTGCGCTTCATGAAGCCACAACGCGCCGTCACACCAGGACAGTCGGTGGTGCTCTACGATGGTGAGGTGGTGCTCGGCGGCGGTGTCGTTCACGCCAGGAGAAAGTAG
- a CDS encoding PorV/PorQ family protein codes for MRKRTLAVAILLFALVVSAAAHGASPGTTGYQFLRTHVGARPSAMGGTFVAVPGDVHCLFYNPAGLAEIGSRSATLTYLKHVLDFHSGFVAYAQPVAPRTVAAVGLNYINYGTFKRRDELGQEQGEFGAGGLSFAAGAAYKVLPTLLLGAGVKLVCASIDHYRSSALVADAGVLYHTPIHDLDVAAGVANAGAVLSAFAEEKDRLPLAYRLGLMKRLEHLPLLLGVTTYKYPDDVWQWTIGGEFTVGEGLFLRWGYDSIGSDMDVGSSKDYLAGISLGFGITWRSYRFDYSFSSMGEVGSQNRFTFSGAF; via the coding sequence ATGCGTAAGAGAACTCTTGCAGTCGCCATACTTCTCTTTGCCCTCGTGGTGAGTGCGGCGGCGCACGGCGCCTCTCCCGGAACGACTGGCTACCAGTTCCTGCGCACGCACGTAGGTGCAAGGCCCAGCGCCATGGGAGGTACCTTCGTGGCCGTGCCCGGCGACGTCCACTGCCTCTTCTACAATCCGGCAGGACTGGCGGAAATTGGTAGCCGCAGCGCGACCCTCACCTACTTGAAGCACGTGCTCGACTTTCACTCTGGCTTTGTGGCGTACGCACAACCGGTGGCGCCGCGGACGGTCGCGGCGGTGGGCCTGAACTACATTAACTATGGCACATTCAAGAGGAGGGACGAGTTAGGACAGGAGCAAGGGGAGTTTGGTGCCGGCGGACTTTCGTTCGCTGCCGGTGCGGCCTACAAGGTCCTGCCGACCTTGCTCCTCGGCGCCGGGGTCAAATTGGTGTGCGCCTCTATTGATCACTATCGCTCCAGCGCGCTGGTGGCGGACGCCGGTGTCCTGTACCATACGCCCATCCACGACCTGGATGTGGCGGCTGGTGTGGCGAACGCCGGCGCGGTGCTTTCGGCCTTTGCCGAGGAAAAAGACCGGCTCCCGCTGGCTTATCGGCTGGGGCTGATGAAGCGCCTGGAACATCTGCCCCTGCTCTTGGGTGTCACGACGTACAAGTATCCGGACGACGTCTGGCAGTGGACGATCGGCGGCGAATTCACGGTGGGCGAGGGCCTTTTCCTGAGGTGGGGTTACGATTCCATCGGCTCCGATATGGACGTAGGCAGCAGCAAGGACTATCTGGCGGGCATATCGCTCGGTTTCGGGATCACGTGGCGATCGTATCGGTTCGACTATTCCTTCTCGTCCATGGGCGAAGTGGGTAGCCAGAATCGGTTCACCTTCAGCGGAGCGTTCTGA